A genome region from Frankineae bacterium MT45 includes the following:
- a CDS encoding Triacylglycerol esterase/lipase EstA, alpha/beta hydrolase fold, which yields MSKKRLLSFVALLAGAAAVALAVSSTGAGATTALPVSYDAGSNIINGFFHPDTSPPGANNWSCKPSASHPRAVVLVHGTSENENLNWTALSPLLVNHGYCVFALNYGGTGSLKGTGDIPTSAGELSAFIDRVLAATGTSKVDIVGHSQGGMMPRYYLKFLGGAAKVNQLVGLVPSNHGTDVGGLAGVFGPGIGGLLGTAGTQQITGSPFLTNLNAGGDTVPGVQYTVITTTHDEIVTPYTSALLTGANVTNIVIQQACPNDGVGHLGIADDQYALQLVLNALDPSSAATVACSNGFGL from the coding sequence GTGTCGAAGAAACGTCTTCTGTCGTTCGTCGCGCTGCTGGCCGGGGCGGCTGCCGTCGCGCTGGCGGTCAGCTCCACTGGCGCCGGCGCCACCACCGCCCTACCGGTCAGCTATGACGCCGGCTCCAACATCATCAACGGGTTCTTCCACCCGGACACCTCGCCACCCGGCGCCAACAACTGGTCCTGCAAGCCCAGTGCGTCGCATCCGCGGGCCGTCGTCCTCGTGCATGGCACGTCGGAGAACGAGAACCTCAACTGGACCGCGCTCTCGCCGCTGCTGGTGAACCACGGCTACTGCGTCTTCGCGCTCAACTACGGGGGCACCGGCTCGCTGAAGGGCACCGGCGACATCCCGACCTCAGCCGGCGAGCTGTCGGCCTTCATCGACCGGGTCCTGGCCGCGACCGGCACGTCCAAGGTCGACATCGTCGGACATTCGCAGGGCGGGATGATGCCGCGTTACTACCTGAAGTTCCTGGGTGGTGCGGCGAAGGTGAACCAGTTGGTCGGTCTCGTCCCGTCCAACCACGGCACTGACGTCGGCGGCCTGGCCGGCGTCTTCGGCCCGGGAATCGGTGGCCTCCTCGGAACCGCCGGCACCCAGCAGATCACCGGATCACCGTTCCTCACCAATCTGAATGCGGGCGGCGACACCGTCCCTGGCGTGCAGTACACGGTGATCACCACGACGCACGATGAGATCGTCACGCCGTACACGTCGGCCCTGCTGACTGGCGCGAATGTCACCAACATCGTGATCCAGCAGGCCTGCCCGAACGACGGGGTCGGTCACCTCGGCATCGCCGACGACCAGTACGCGCTGCAGCTCGTGCTGAATGCCCTCGACCCGAGCAGCGCGGCCACCGTGGCCTGCTCGAACGGTTTCGGGCTCTGA
- a CDS encoding hypothetical protein (manually curated) yields MTGVAYEIRISGTLGPAAREAFDGLSVDTEPTSTVLSGELDQAALHGLIDRVRALGLELVDIRRVRPTNSGQ; encoded by the coding sequence GTGACCGGAGTCGCTTATGAGATTCGGATATCCGGCACGCTTGGGCCAGCTGCACGCGAAGCCTTTGACGGCCTGTCAGTAGATACTGAGCCGACATCGACGGTGCTCTCGGGTGAGCTGGATCAAGCAGCACTACACGGGCTGATCGACCGGGTGCGGGCCCTCGGTTTGGAACTGGTGGATATCCGCCGAGTACGCCCCACTAACTCGGGGCAGTGA
- a CDS encoding PAS domain S-box-containing protein/diguanylate cyclase (GGDEF) domain-containing protein yields MTDVPPASLETIAVSRLRAVVTVFGTVLVVVAEFMLLAYVYDRVAPVSRDQVVIASLAGRLHSTAPSVTAGEIRDAVNRLDGSGVPEAHLAAARSAAGTYDPADPSTASALQSSVDRLGQDLAQRHRTLDDEAKFAYVALLVIASFGWMIWFRRLVARHRDLQAELTEQQTSLVGEQRLAALIRNSGDVVAVCDADSTISFVTPSVRRILGFGVDEFVGTRFTSIVHPDDLDVCLHLLASPGAGAEVDVMLRVKHSAGRTLYVEGTLSNRLADPAVGGLVLTLRDVTARRDMEERLKFQAFHDSLTGMANRQLFGDRLEHALVLRPGGPAELVVLFCDLDDFKSVNDTLGHGTGDQVLIEAGNRLRSVVRGGDTAARLGGDEFAVLMESTDLDAARRIAERMQAVLEQPFQIDGREVTVGASIGLAHAVTGEVTAEVALRNADVAMYMAKDRGKSAIAVYEAQLHSEAMQRLELRADLQRALTRSELVLHYQPTIDLVTTEIVGFEALVRWQHPTLGLLGPDKFIPMAEETGLIVPLGAWVLREACIAAADMQRPELSPKMSVNVSSQQLSEPGFVEQVTELLAETQLPSELLVLEITETVVLRDLDAVTPRLTALRDLGVRIAIDDFGTGYSSLAYLTQLPIDLLKVDKSFVDHVTTNAQAASLAEAIIALSHSMKFTTVAEGIEESAQADWLRGLNCAYGQGYLWSRPVPLSDARTLLNAQRQGKRVA; encoded by the coding sequence GTGACTGACGTGCCGCCCGCCTCCCTGGAGACGATCGCGGTCTCACGTCTTCGAGCAGTAGTGACGGTCTTCGGCACCGTGCTGGTGGTCGTCGCCGAGTTCATGCTGCTGGCCTACGTCTATGACCGGGTCGCTCCGGTGAGCCGGGATCAGGTCGTCATCGCCTCACTGGCCGGACGCCTGCACTCCACCGCGCCGAGCGTGACCGCCGGTGAGATCCGCGATGCGGTGAACCGCCTCGACGGCTCCGGCGTACCCGAGGCGCATCTGGCCGCCGCCCGCAGCGCCGCCGGCACCTACGACCCGGCCGACCCATCCACCGCGAGCGCCCTGCAGAGCAGCGTCGACCGGCTCGGGCAGGACCTGGCGCAGCGTCACCGCACCCTCGACGACGAGGCAAAGTTCGCCTACGTCGCGCTGCTGGTCATCGCCTCCTTCGGCTGGATGATCTGGTTCCGCCGTCTCGTCGCCCGCCACCGTGATCTGCAGGCGGAACTCACCGAGCAGCAGACGTCCCTGGTCGGCGAGCAGCGACTGGCCGCCCTGATCCGTAACTCCGGTGATGTGGTGGCCGTCTGTGACGCCGACTCGACGATCTCTTTCGTAACCCCGTCGGTGCGGCGCATCCTCGGCTTCGGGGTTGACGAGTTCGTAGGGACGCGCTTCACCTCGATCGTCCACCCGGACGACCTCGACGTCTGCCTACACCTGCTGGCCAGTCCCGGCGCCGGTGCCGAGGTCGACGTGATGCTGCGGGTCAAGCACAGCGCCGGACGCACTCTGTATGTGGAGGGGACGCTGAGCAATCGCCTGGCCGACCCGGCCGTCGGTGGGCTCGTCCTGACGCTGCGCGACGTGACCGCCCGACGCGATATGGAGGAACGCCTTAAATTCCAGGCATTCCACGACTCACTCACCGGAATGGCCAATCGCCAACTCTTCGGCGACCGTCTCGAGCACGCGCTCGTGCTACGACCCGGCGGACCGGCCGAACTGGTCGTCCTCTTCTGCGATCTGGACGATTTCAAGAGCGTCAACGACACCCTCGGCCACGGCACCGGGGACCAGGTCCTCATCGAGGCCGGCAACCGGCTGCGCAGCGTCGTACGGGGCGGCGACACCGCGGCCCGTCTCGGCGGCGACGAGTTCGCGGTTCTGATGGAGTCGACCGATCTCGACGCGGCCCGCCGCATCGCCGAGCGCATGCAGGCGGTCCTCGAACAGCCGTTCCAGATCGACGGGCGGGAGGTCACGGTCGGGGCGAGTATCGGGCTGGCGCACGCGGTTACCGGTGAGGTGACGGCCGAGGTCGCACTGCGCAATGCCGACGTCGCCATGTACATGGCCAAGGATCGCGGCAAGTCGGCCATCGCCGTCTACGAGGCGCAACTGCACAGTGAGGCGATGCAGCGCCTGGAGTTGCGGGCCGATCTGCAGCGCGCGCTGACCCGCTCCGAGCTCGTGCTGCACTATCAGCCCACCATCGATCTGGTTACCACCGAGATCGTCGGCTTCGAGGCGCTGGTGCGGTGGCAGCACCCCACCCTCGGCCTACTGGGCCCGGACAAGTTCATCCCGATGGCCGAGGAGACTGGCCTCATCGTGCCGCTCGGCGCCTGGGTGCTGCGCGAGGCCTGCATCGCTGCGGCCGACATGCAGCGCCCGGAACTGAGCCCCAAGATGTCGGTGAACGTCTCCTCGCAGCAGCTGAGCGAACCGGGATTCGTTGAGCAGGTGACCGAACTGCTGGCCGAGACGCAACTCCCTTCGGAGCTACTGGTCCTCGAGATCACCGAGACGGTCGTGCTGCGGGACCTGGACGCGGTCACCCCACGGCTGACCGCGCTGAGGGATCTCGGCGTCCGCATCGCAATCGACGACTTCGGCACCGGCTACAGCTCGCTGGCCTATCTGACCCAGCTGCCGATCGACCTGCTGAAGGTGGACAAATCCTTCGTCGACCACGTCACCACCAACGCCCAAGCGGCGTCGCTGGCCGAGGCGATCATCGCGCTGAGCCACAGCATGAAGTTCACCACCGTCGCCGAGGGGATCGAGGAGAGCGCCCAGGCCGACTGGCTGCGGGGGCTCAACTGCGCCTACGGCCAGGGCTATCTCTGGTCTCGGCCGGTTCCACTGAGCGACGCGCGCACCCTGCTCAATGCCCAGCGACAGGGTAAGCGGGTCGCCTGA
- a CDS encoding NADPH-dependent ferric siderophore reductase, contains FAD-binding and SIP domains, which translates to MSSEAITDAPSAPPGPNERPGGGRPRIPYRTTVQRVEQLTPSMVRVVLGGPDLERFADVYAQSDATDAYVKAVFLTPGVEYPQPLDLAAVRESLPSEHQPRLRTYTVRAFDAQTRQLTLDFVVHGDSGLAGPWAAQATVGDELLLLGPGGGYRPAVDADWYLLVGDESALPAIAVAAERLHAGREAKILIEVAGPEDEVAIDTSLPVTWLHRGSQPVGSQVVAAVNALTFPAGRVDAFVHGEAGFVKQLRRLLLNERGVPREQLSISGYWRVGSDDEAWRAAKADWARD; encoded by the coding sequence ATGAGCAGCGAAGCGATCACCGACGCCCCCTCCGCCCCACCAGGCCCGAACGAACGTCCGGGCGGCGGCCGTCCGAGGATTCCGTATCGAACGACGGTGCAGCGAGTCGAGCAGCTCACCCCGTCGATGGTCCGCGTGGTCCTGGGTGGCCCCGACCTCGAACGCTTCGCCGACGTCTACGCGCAGTCGGACGCCACCGACGCCTATGTCAAGGCCGTCTTCCTCACCCCGGGCGTCGAGTACCCGCAGCCACTGGACCTGGCGGCGGTCCGCGAGAGCCTCCCGAGCGAGCATCAGCCGCGACTGCGCACTTACACGGTGCGGGCCTTCGACGCCCAGACCCGGCAACTCACCCTCGACTTCGTCGTGCACGGCGATTCGGGTCTGGCCGGCCCCTGGGCGGCGCAGGCGACGGTCGGCGACGAACTGCTCCTCCTCGGGCCCGGTGGTGGCTACCGCCCCGCCGTCGACGCCGATTGGTACCTGCTGGTCGGTGACGAGAGTGCCCTCCCGGCGATTGCGGTAGCCGCCGAGCGCCTGCACGCGGGGCGCGAGGCGAAGATCCTCATCGAGGTCGCCGGGCCGGAGGACGAGGTGGCGATCGACACGTCGCTGCCCGTCACCTGGCTGCACCGCGGTTCGCAGCCGGTCGGATCCCAGGTCGTCGCCGCGGTCAACGCCCTTACTTTTCCGGCTGGTCGTGTCGATGCGTTCGTCCACGGTGAGGCCGGTTTCGTCAAGCAACTGCGCCGGCTGCTACTCAACGAACGCGGTGTACCGCGCGAGCAGCTCTCCATCTCCGGCTACTGGCGCGTCGGCTCGGACGACGAGGCGTGGCGCGCGGCCAAAGCCGACTGGGCCCGAGACTGA
- a CDS encoding LuxR family transcriptional regulator, maltose regulon positive regulatory protein (manually curated), giving the protein MASKVAPTALPARLIPRPRLISMLNAGVEGPLTLVAAGPGSGKTVLLGDWVNSQQQPVAWVSLDSPDNDPERFWALVGLALQRSGILAGADGMNALPHDQADTGQFMSALLDAIPGPSPHILVLDDAHVLTNPALLAEIDAVIRYGSPLWRIVLSTRSDPLLPLHRYRLAGQMTEIRADDLAMTRAEARALLTAHDVTLRQSELAMLTRRTEGWTAGLRLSAMSMAGSRDPGRFVTQLALDQGSVGEYLMEEVLDRQSEDARRLLIQTSFLDEVTGPLAAAVTGIEDSAELLADMARTNSFVIPHGTEPGRYRYHQLLAEILNYLARREYGKETLELRKRAAAWFETNGDPSAAMRFAVEAHDWPRASSVLIHGGFAAAFTERTDILDLGLGNLLSVDNDPEPTSDEGADAVVAQAVVAAVLGRLDVAREHLQQARTRTLTADADATAALVEVVAAQQDGSLPGLDEAASTLLAERHPVDAVRTTNGLRSAVQLARAAHQFWEFGPRAQFDQVLFEALDEAHAGNMPGLELECLGYLQLSYTVAGRGAHANDCELKAQNLVRHNPHLQRTTIHHLANAVAAYLHADLGGAARFVRRAEQTKAADADPPMRAAVALMHGWILIASGRIADAHQHLMSSAELARPLPAQLTRYRARALAEIETKMGRPHAALKVIGDSAADLREPVLALAGARAFIALGDAKAAHDALRPALVSSDNNAPLPLLIEVLLTSAKIADLGGDEARAVEEVMRATGLATDSIAQPFADARPMLEDLLGRHPEAETAWPNTGETAELDAIEISSAPVRALPELLTDRETAVLRRLATTMTTAEIGNELCVSINTVKTHIAAIYRKLPAAGRRDAVARARQLELL; this is encoded by the coding sequence TTGGCCTCGAAAGTCGCACCGACGGCTCTGCCTGCGCGTTTGATCCCGCGGCCACGCCTCATCAGCATGTTGAATGCGGGTGTCGAAGGGCCGCTCACCCTCGTCGCGGCCGGGCCGGGCTCGGGAAAGACCGTACTTCTCGGAGATTGGGTCAACTCGCAGCAGCAACCGGTCGCCTGGGTCTCACTGGATTCGCCGGACAATGACCCTGAACGGTTCTGGGCGCTCGTCGGATTGGCCTTACAGCGCAGCGGAATCCTGGCTGGCGCCGACGGTATGAATGCGCTGCCGCATGACCAGGCCGACACCGGTCAGTTCATGAGCGCTTTGCTCGACGCGATCCCCGGCCCGTCGCCGCACATCCTCGTCCTCGACGACGCTCACGTACTCACGAACCCGGCCCTGCTGGCCGAGATCGATGCGGTCATCCGCTATGGCTCGCCGCTGTGGCGGATCGTGCTGAGCACCCGTAGTGATCCGTTGCTACCCCTGCACCGCTACCGGCTGGCCGGCCAGATGACCGAGATCCGGGCCGACGATCTGGCCATGACCCGGGCCGAGGCGCGGGCCCTGCTCACTGCACATGACGTGACGCTGCGGCAGTCGGAACTGGCGATGCTGACCCGCCGGACGGAGGGGTGGACGGCCGGGCTGCGGCTCTCGGCGATGAGCATGGCCGGCAGTCGAGACCCCGGACGGTTCGTCACGCAGTTGGCGCTGGATCAGGGGAGCGTCGGTGAATATCTCATGGAGGAGGTTCTTGACCGGCAGTCCGAAGATGCTCGTCGATTGCTTATCCAGACGAGTTTTCTCGACGAAGTGACGGGACCGCTCGCCGCCGCCGTCACCGGAATCGAAGATAGCGCCGAACTGCTGGCTGACATGGCACGCACGAATTCCTTTGTTATTCCGCATGGAACTGAGCCCGGCCGGTATCGCTATCACCAACTTCTGGCCGAGATTCTCAATTATCTTGCCCGCCGTGAGTACGGCAAGGAGACGTTGGAATTGCGCAAGCGGGCCGCCGCCTGGTTCGAGACGAACGGTGACCCTTCGGCCGCGATGCGCTTTGCGGTCGAGGCGCACGACTGGCCGCGGGCGTCGTCAGTGTTGATCCACGGTGGCTTCGCGGCGGCCTTCACCGAACGTACGGACATTCTCGACCTCGGCCTGGGGAACCTGCTGTCGGTCGACAACGACCCCGAGCCGACCAGCGACGAGGGTGCCGACGCGGTGGTGGCCCAGGCGGTTGTTGCCGCAGTTCTCGGACGATTGGACGTTGCCCGCGAGCATCTGCAGCAGGCCCGCACCCGCACGCTGACCGCCGACGCCGACGCTACGGCGGCCCTGGTCGAGGTGGTCGCCGCGCAGCAGGACGGATCGCTGCCGGGCCTCGACGAGGCGGCCTCGACGCTGCTGGCCGAGCGTCATCCGGTCGATGCGGTCCGCACCACGAACGGCCTGCGCAGTGCGGTCCAACTGGCTCGGGCCGCCCATCAGTTCTGGGAGTTCGGACCGCGGGCCCAGTTCGATCAGGTTCTCTTCGAGGCCCTGGACGAGGCGCACGCCGGCAACATGCCCGGCCTCGAGCTCGAATGCCTGGGCTACCTGCAGCTCTCCTACACCGTCGCCGGCCGGGGTGCGCACGCCAATGACTGCGAGCTGAAGGCGCAGAATCTGGTGCGCCACAACCCGCACCTGCAGCGCACCACCATCCATCATCTGGCCAACGCGGTGGCCGCGTATCTGCACGCTGACCTGGGCGGTGCGGCCCGCTTCGTCCGCCGCGCGGAGCAGACGAAGGCCGCCGATGCCGACCCGCCGATGCGCGCCGCGGTGGCGCTGATGCACGGCTGGATCCTGATCGCCTCCGGGCGGATCGCCGACGCCCATCAACACCTGATGTCCTCGGCCGAACTCGCGCGGCCGTTGCCGGCGCAGCTGACCCGCTACCGCGCCCGTGCGCTGGCCGAGATCGAGACGAAGATGGGTCGCCCGCACGCCGCACTCAAGGTGATCGGAGACTCGGCCGCCGATCTTCGGGAGCCGGTGCTGGCGCTGGCCGGCGCTCGGGCCTTCATCGCGCTGGGTGACGCCAAAGCAGCCCATGACGCACTACGCCCGGCGCTCGTCTCCTCTGACAACAACGCTCCGCTGCCACTGCTGATCGAAGTCCTCCTCACTTCGGCCAAGATCGCCGACTTGGGCGGCGATGAGGCGCGTGCGGTCGAGGAGGTCATGCGGGCAACGGGGCTGGCCACCGACTCTATCGCCCAGCCTTTCGCCGATGCCCGTCCGATGCTGGAGGACCTGCTCGGCCGCCACCCGGAGGCCGAGACCGCCTGGCCCAACACCGGGGAGACCGCGGAGCTCGATGCCATCGAGATCTCCAGCGCGCCGGTGCGCGCGCTTCCGGAATTGCTCACCGATCGAGAGACGGCAGTGTTGCGTCGGCTGGCCACCACGATGACGACAGCGGAGATCGGCAACGAACTCTGTGTCTCTATCAATACCGTGAAGACCCACATCGCCGCGATCTACCGCAAACTCCCGGCCGCTGGACGCCGCGATGCGGTGGCCCGAGCGCGGCAGCTCGAACTGCTCTGA
- a CDS encoding tRNA pseudouridine38-40 synthase: MTDAMADVYGGGPSLDVSHSGESPEPSPAGGPDRLPGDNPEPVEEASARVRLDLGYDGTDFSGWAVQRDRRTVQGELQRALAQILRLPSVALTVAGRTDAGVHATGQVCHFDVPETIWSEQQAMLLRRLGGVLPADVRVHSARVVSADFDARFSALWRRYVYRISDRPGGGDPLRRGFVLSWRRELDTDLMQAAATEIIGLHDFSAFCKFRPEATSIRTMQHFTVQRAADDSGEIVCELRADAFCHSMVRSLVGALITVGEGRRAPEWPASLLSRSSRADDVPVVAPHGLVLAEVGYPPDDELAARSAVTRNRRDATTPGCPA, from the coding sequence ATGACTGATGCCATGGCTGATGTCTACGGCGGAGGTCCGTCGCTCGACGTTTCTCATTCCGGGGAGAGTCCGGAGCCGTCTCCTGCGGGCGGTCCGGACCGGCTTCCCGGGGACAACCCGGAGCCAGTGGAGGAGGCCTCGGCGCGGGTTCGCCTGGATCTCGGCTACGACGGCACCGACTTCTCGGGCTGGGCGGTGCAGCGGGATCGCCGCACCGTTCAGGGCGAGCTGCAGCGGGCGCTGGCGCAGATCCTGCGGCTGCCGTCGGTCGCCTTGACGGTGGCCGGACGTACCGACGCCGGCGTTCATGCCACCGGCCAGGTCTGTCACTTCGACGTGCCCGAGACGATCTGGAGCGAGCAGCAGGCGATGCTGTTGCGACGACTCGGCGGCGTACTACCCGCGGACGTGCGGGTGCACTCGGCGCGCGTCGTTTCCGCTGATTTTGACGCTCGGTTCTCTGCCCTCTGGCGTCGCTACGTCTACCGCATCAGCGACCGACCGGGCGGTGGTGACCCGCTGCGCCGAGGGTTCGTCCTGAGCTGGCGCCGGGAGCTCGACACCGACCTGATGCAGGCCGCGGCGACCGAGATCATCGGCCTGCATGACTTCTCCGCCTTCTGCAAGTTCCGCCCGGAGGCGACCTCGATCCGGACGATGCAGCACTTCACGGTGCAGCGCGCCGCCGACGACTCTGGTGAGATCGTCTGTGAACTGCGGGCTGACGCCTTCTGCCACTCGATGGTGCGATCGCTGGTCGGCGCGCTGATCACGGTCGGGGAGGGGCGGCGTGCCCCCGAGTGGCCGGCGTCGCTACTGTCCCGCAGCAGCCGCGCTGACGACGTCCCGGTGGTGGCGCCGCACGGCCTGGTGCTGGCCGAGGTCGGCTACCCGCCGGACGACGAGCTGGCCGCGCGTAGCGCCGTCACCCGCAACCGCCGAGATGCAACCACCCCAGGTTGCCCGGCATAG
- a CDS encoding LSU ribosomal protein L17P → MPTPTKGPRLGGGPAHERLLLANLATALFEHDRIVTTQAKAKRLQPLAEKLITFAKRGDLHARRQVLKVINGNETNKAVVHKLFAEIGPNMAERPGGYTRIIKTNPRKGDNAPMAIIELVQESAGKKVVREAEKARGTKIAPSKAASGRTKEIAEDAKNESATAASVLAADEASAEAGEDEGVIATAGVTEAEVEAAAEVIGEPEAGAELAAADESAEAEAEATEAQAETDK, encoded by the coding sequence ATGCCTACGCCCACCAAGGGTCCCCGCCTCGGCGGTGGCCCCGCCCACGAGCGGCTGCTGCTCGCGAACCTCGCGACGGCACTCTTCGAGCACGACCGCATCGTGACCACGCAGGCCAAGGCCAAGCGCCTGCAGCCGCTGGCCGAGAAGCTCATCACCTTCGCGAAGCGGGGTGATCTGCACGCTCGTCGCCAGGTGCTCAAGGTGATCAACGGCAACGAGACGAACAAGGCCGTCGTTCACAAGCTCTTCGCTGAGATCGGTCCGAACATGGCCGAGCGTCCGGGTGGCTACACGCGCATCATCAAGACGAACCCGCGCAAGGGCGACAACGCCCCGATGGCGATCATCGAGCTGGTGCAGGAGTCGGCCGGCAAGAAGGTTGTGCGGGAAGCCGAGAAGGCTCGCGGCACCAAGATTGCGCCGTCGAAGGCAGCTAGCGGCCGTACCAAGGAGATCGCCGAGGACGCCAAGAACGAGTCCGCCACCGCGGCCAGCGTGCTGGCGGCCGACGAGGCCTCCGCCGAAGCCGGCGAGGACGAAGGCGTCATCGCTACGGCCGGGGTCACCGAAGCTGAGGTCGAGGCCGCAGCCGAGGTCATCGGCGAGCCGGAGGCCGGCGCCGAGCTGGCGGCGGCCGACGAGTCCGCTGAGGCTGAGGCTGAGGCGACCGAGGCTCAGGCCGAGACCGACAAGTAA
- a CDS encoding SSU ribosomal protein S4P, whose amino-acid sequence MARYRGPATRISRRLNVDLVGGDAAFERRPYPPGQHGRARIKQSEYLLQLQEKQKAKYSYGVLEKQFRKYYEEAVRRQGKTGDNLLQILESRLDNVIYRAGLARTRRAARQLVSHGHFIVNGHKVDVPSYRVTPYDIIDVKPKSLETTPFIIARETLGDRPVPGWLQIVPSRLRILVHQLPERAQIEIPVQEQLIVELYSKN is encoded by the coding sequence ATGGCACGTTATAGAGGACCAGCGACGCGTATCTCGCGTCGACTCAATGTTGACCTCGTCGGTGGAGACGCCGCATTCGAGCGCCGTCCGTACCCTCCGGGCCAGCACGGTCGCGCCCGCATCAAGCAGAGCGAGTACCTGCTTCAGCTTCAGGAGAAGCAGAAGGCGAAGTACAGCTACGGCGTCCTGGAGAAGCAGTTCCGCAAGTACTACGAAGAGGCGGTGCGTCGCCAGGGCAAGACCGGTGACAACCTGCTGCAGATTCTCGAGTCGCGGCTGGACAACGTCATCTACCGTGCGGGCCTCGCCCGTACCCGGCGGGCCGCGCGTCAGCTCGTCAGCCACGGTCACTTCATCGTCAACGGACACAAGGTCGACGTCCCGAGCTACCGGGTGACCCCGTACGACATCATCGACGTCAAGCCGAAGTCGCTCGAGACCACCCCGTTCATCATTGCGCGGGAGACCCTCGGCGACCGCCCGGTTCCGGGTTGGCTGCAGATCGTGCCGTCCCGTCTGCGCATCCTCGTGCACCAGCTGCCCGAGCGCGCCCAGATCGAGATCCCGGTGCAGGAACAGCTCATCGTCGAGCTCTACTCAAAGAACTAA
- a CDS encoding DNA-directed RNA polymerase subunit alpha, whose product MLISQRPSLTEETIAENRSRFIIEPLEPGFGYTLGNSLRRTLLSSIPGAAVTSIRIDGVLHEFTTVEGVKEDVTDIILNLKELVVSSDSDEPVVMYLRKQGPGEVTAADIAPPAGVVVHNPDLKIATINKKGRLEIELVVERGRGYVTAVQNKQPGQEIGRIPVDSIYSPVLKVTYGVEATRVEQRTDFDRLVVDVETKFSLTPRDAVASAGHTLVELFGLFRELNDEAEGIDVGPSPSEVADIAAFSMPIEELDLTVRSYNCLKREGIHNVGELVGRSEADLLDIRNFGQKSIDEVKVKLAGLGLALKDSPPGFELSHAVSSYGDESTDETPADDDVDFAETEQL is encoded by the coding sequence TTGCTGATTTCCCAGCGCCCGTCACTGACGGAAGAGACCATCGCCGAAAACCGCTCGCGGTTCATCATCGAGCCGCTCGAGCCCGGCTTCGGCTACACCTTGGGTAACTCGCTTCGCCGCACGCTGCTCAGCTCCATCCCGGGCGCGGCGGTCACCAGCATCCGCATCGACGGAGTGCTGCACGAGTTCACCACCGTCGAGGGCGTCAAAGAGGACGTCACCGACATCATCCTGAACCTCAAGGAACTGGTCGTCTCCAGCGACTCCGACGAGCCGGTCGTCATGTACCTGCGCAAGCAGGGTCCGGGCGAGGTCACCGCTGCTGACATCGCGCCGCCGGCCGGTGTCGTCGTGCACAACCCCGACCTGAAGATCGCCACGATCAACAAGAAGGGTCGCCTGGAGATCGAGCTCGTCGTCGAGCGTGGCCGTGGCTACGTCACCGCCGTGCAGAACAAGCAGCCCGGCCAGGAGATCGGCCGCATCCCGGTCGACTCGATCTACTCGCCGGTCCTGAAGGTCACCTACGGCGTCGAGGCCACTCGCGTCGAGCAGCGCACCGACTTCGACCGTCTCGTCGTCGACGTCGAGACCAAGTTCTCGCTCACCCCGCGCGACGCCGTCGCGTCGGCCGGCCACACGCTGGTCGAGCTCTTCGGCCTCTTCCGCGAGCTGAACGACGAGGCTGAGGGCATCGACGTCGGCCCGTCGCCGTCCGAGGTCGCCGACATCGCCGCCTTCTCGATGCCGATCGAGGAACTTGACCTCACGGTCCGTTCCTACAACTGCCTCAAGCGCGAGGGCATCCACAACGTGGGTGAGCTCGTCGGGCGCAGTGAAGCCGATCTGCTCGACATCCGTAACTTCGGCCAGAAGTCGATCGACGAGGTCAAGGTCAAGCTCGCAGGTCTGGGCTTGGCGCTCAAGGACAGCCCGCCCGGATTCGAGCTCAGCCACGCTGTCTCCTCCTACGGCGACGAGAGCACCGACGAAACTCCCGCTGACGACGACGTCGACTTCGCGGAAACCGAACAGCTTTAA